AAAATAATCCACTCTGCACGGTGAGCCTACGTGTGACATTCGAAGtctgcttttcttgttttgacCTGATGGGTACTAACTggtaacaaaaatacataaaattcatgACATCCCAATAACATGGGGCAAAGtacattgagcatctgactcttagctcagctcaggatctcacagttcgtgagttcaagccccgcactgggtttctgatggtgcagagcctaggattggcattctgtctccccttctctgtgcccctctccttcttgtgtgttcatgcgctctctcaaaataaataaacatatatatatatatatatacatatatggttgTGTTCCAACCTTTATTTAGGAACACTGAGCTTTGCACTTCATAGAATTTTCATCTGCTGTAACTTTGactttttaaacctttaaaaatgtaaaatcacaaCAGGCAGCCTCTGACTTGGCCACCACACAGGATGCCCCATGACATAGTTCACTTTGGGCCACGGGACTATTTCTGCCTCAAGTGtaaaataattgtgtgtgtgtgtgtgtgtgtgtgtgtgtgtgtgtgtgcatacacacccACTTCTGGGTTAAAGGATAGCAGCCATCTGCATCACAGCCACTGTATGGGAGGACAGCTGTCCTGGGTTCCCTAACCTGGGTCAGTCCTTGAACAAGAGACAGCCTTTGCAGTGGACAGTTGACTTTGGAATTCCTACCAGCACAGCTGATCTGAATTTCCATCTCATGCCACCAATCAGCCAGGGTTCCGGTCTCTGGAACATAATGATCAGTTGCCTTGGATGTGGTCACACAATATTGCAGATACAACAGGCAAAATACAGAAAGCCTCACTTTACACTGGTTTTGCTCACTGGCCACCCCATTTTACGGCAAACATGCAGTCTGTCATGTCTCTCATTGAACCTAGTATGTGGATTGATTCTTCTTCCTTTAGCTTTTTGCTTACTATATAATAACAACACATACTTTTGCTTCCACATTATTTAAATGCTTATCTTCTCACTtcaaaaaactacatttttacaGTCCTGGTCATACTGATTGTAGTTTTGAATTGTACCCTCGTTTGCTCCGTATCACtgcaaaattttatattttactgccTGAGAATTTCCATTCAATTCTCGTCTGTTTTTCTCACTACCAAACTTGAAAATCAAAACACCAGCTTGATGGATTTTCTTGAAGACCCTAATCTAGTCCACAGGAAGATATTCTTTAGAAGcacagaatttctatttcttacaAAAGATACCCATGGCCACGACATGCTAGAGATGGAATCCCCCAGCTCCagggcacattaaaaaaaataatttgcacaTTAAATGATGATGAATGGTGCCAGCCTGAACGGGGTGGATGGGTGGCAGGCTGGGAAGAAGGAAGTATTCAACTCCTCTTGCAATGTACACGTGTGAGCTTCACAGTGCATATGCCCGCTGGGAGGTGAAGGTGCAATGATGTGCTTCCTGGAGCTTTCCCAGGAGGGGAACCAGACGGACATCCAGATCCACAAGGCTGAGAAGTGGTTCAAAAAGGGGAGCAAGATGTTACGCATCAAATACAtactgatgggaatgcaagctggtgcagccactctggaaaacagtatggaggttcctcaaaaaactaaaactgccctacaacccagcaattgcactactaggtatttacccaagggatacaggtgtgctgttttgaagggacacatgcacccccatgtttatagcagcactatcgacaatagccaaagtatggaaagagcccaaatgtccattgatggatgaatggataaagatgagaaaatgtggtatatatataatggaatattacttggcaatcaaaaagaatgaaaccatttccaatgacatggatggaactagagggtattgtgctaagcgaaattagtcagaaaaagacaaaaatcatatgacttcactcacatgaggactttaagagacaaaacatgaacacaagggaagggaaacaaaaacaatataaaaacagggagggggacaaaacagaagagactcataaatatggagaacaaactgagggttatgggaggggctgcgggaggggggatgggctaaatgggtaaggggcttaaggaatctactcctgaaatcattgttgcactacatgctaatttggatgtaaatttaaaaaattaaaaaaacaaaaatacttattgagtgtATTCTAGGCCAGCTACCATTCTAGACGTAAAAATCTGCTCTCTGCATACACTTGAAACAAATCCTTATTTGCATTTTATGTCGGAACACCTAGCTCAGTGTCTCATTATTAAAGACTTAACAAATACCAGATGAAAAAATGTTTGGTGGCAACGGGCATTTTTAGTAAATCTGGATTAGctaaacaaaagcaaatttcaagagtATCAGAAACTTTAAAATAGTTGAGAAGGCGAAAACCTACTCGTTTACTTCACGACACCCAGGTCCTTATGATGGAATACTAGTcaaccgtaaaaaaaaaaatcttgccatttgcaacgacatggatggagctggagaattacgctaagcaaaacgtcagccagagaaagacaaataccatgatttcactcagacgtggaatttaagaaacaaagagaaaaaatgaaaaaaaaaaaggcaaaccaagaaatactgttttttaaagaaaaatatttatatttgagtgagacagaatctgaagcaggctcctggctgtcggcacagagcccgatgcagggctcgaactcacacgctgacgtcatgacgtgagctgaagttggatgcttcaccgactgagccccccaggagccctgaaacagactcttaactatagagaactgatggtccccagaggggaggtgggtgggggatgggtgaaactggtgatggggattgaggaggacacttgtgatgagcaccaggtgttgtatgaagtgtgtgtgtgtgtgggggggggggtgtcactatactgcacacctgaaaccaatatagcaCTCTACggtaactacactggaatttaaataagcacttaaaaagaaaaagacacccaAATCCCACTTGCATATAAATGAATTgtagaaaaagtttatttatttgttggtcACTGATTCTTGAGATACAATTCCACATTGATGATACGAACACAAAATGACAGTCATTAAACCTTGCTAGCCCCCCAAAGACTTAACTTGGTAAAAGCACTCACGTACATATACTTGAAGGGCTTTCTCACTCTCCAAGTAATTTAACTTCCAGTTTCCATCACATGATGTTCAAGTGCTCTTATGGGTTAGCCGTGCACAGTCTAACAGAGAACCATGTAGATGGTCAAGCAAGAGTCTGTATTCTTTATCTGATGGTAACAATAAAAGCTGCAGTCAGTGGGGACTTTTCTATCCAGGAAGAGAAACTAAAGACAGCTATGAAATGTGCAAAGAAAACTAGAGACTAGGACAAAGAGGCAGCGTGAGCCCAGCTACTGCACGCTGCAATGCCAGCAAGGGCAGGTAAGCCGGTTACTGACCGTTTTCCTTACCGACAGTTTGTCCTCCAAGAACCCTGTCAATGGTTGCATTTCACTGCACATAGTTAAATACAAAGAATTAGCCCTcacaataaaatcacatttttcagaagaaatagaATACATTTAGAATCACTGATTGCCTTTTCTTCGTCTTTTTTTCCTTGAGCGTGTAGGTGTTTGAGTCtgctgtgtttcttcttttacaCCAGGTACAGGCTGTTTGAAAACTATTTCGTTATCTTTATCGTCAacgttcattttagccacttccGATTTTCGCTTCTCCAAAAATGTTGGTGTGCAAACTGGTGTGGGGCCCTGGATTCAATGAGTAAAACATTGTAATAGAGAAATAAAGGGAGATATTAGGAATGACTTTACCCCCCCCCCATACTCCTTGCCCTATATTTTTACAAGTTCCCCGTGTTATTTTAGGCCTGTTTATACCTTTTGGTGATACAAGTGCACATAACACAGCCTAGGCCCTTACCAAAGTTAGTGTCAAGCTCACAATTAACTGGAATAGAACGTGCTCCATTATAGGGTATTAGGGAGAAAACTAGTCTCACATTTGTAAAGATGGTAGCCTCATTTCTCCCTACTGACTCAGTCACTTTGCCGAAAAGGTAAACAGTGCCATACGCTCACAGTAACTTTTGCTAAGCTCACTGCATCTGCTAAATCACCAGGATTTACTAAAACAATCACAAggttaaatttgaaattttaataaagtgaCAGCAGCATGGactgcttttcctcttttatctttttaaagtaatctctacacccatcatggggctagaactcacgaccctgagattaagactcacacgctccaccaactgagccagccaggtgcccctgcttttccTCTTTCAAATCATTTCTATAATACCCCATTTCCAGAACAGTGAACACAATTTTACCTGGCTATCCACAGTCTGCTCAGGGGTGCCAGGAGTACACGgagcttttttcttcttcttctttgataAGACCTTCAATAAATTTTAAGAGACTTCACCAATCTGCGTATTTATCAGCGACAGTAGTCTTGAATATGTATTTCCCCATTTATCTTTCCCTTATACCTGGCAtataacatgataaaaaaaattttacctgGCTATTTGTAGATTTCTGAAGACCAGTGTCTgaagcacttctttttttctttttacataaaaccttaaatgaagaaatgaactgGCAATGTCACATATGTATGCCATTTACATGCTTAACTTACCATTAGATCCTTACACGCATAATCAGTAAATCCTCTCCAAATGACAAagcatttcaatttaaaaatcaaaacccagGATCTTAAGGCAAAACTGGGAGAGAGACCCTCACTAAGGAATGGGCACAGCTGTGGAGGTTGAAGTAGGGCCAAACCTGAAGTTGGCCATACAGAAACCCGAGTCAGATGTGAACCAGAGGAATGGTAACAACAAAAGCTACAGTTGGTTaaagtccgactcttgatattggcttgGGTTGTGATGTCAACTGGGCTCCGcgttgacagtgtgaagcctgcttgggattctctctctcaaaaaaaacaaaacaaaacaaacaaaaaatatacacacacacacacacacacacacacacacacaaatatatatattaaaaaaaaaaaaagaaacgtgaaCTGGAAGAATGCGAAAAGGCGGGCCCCGTCTTAGCCAAGTTCAGGATTGGGCAACGAAACAGGGCTGCTCTTGCAAAAACCAGCAAACAGGCTATGGGAGAGTCATTTTTTGCAGGCCTGTTTTGCAGCTTCACTGTCCCGGCTCCCACAAGGTTCCCACGAGCGCCAGGGCCCTGGGACGGTGACACGCTATTTTAACACCTACTGGGAAAGTGTGTGTTTAGGATTCGAGCAAGAAGTGAACAGCCAGGAATTTGAAAATCCGTGCTAACTCATTTTCATTAAGTTGTCTCCTATATTTCAACCCCTGGCTCATTTAATTCGCAGAACTGACGCTTATTGGTTAATTCCAATCTATATGttaagaagaaatatttctaattCCAAAATCAGAATGGCAATAAGAAAGATCGTTGATTCACAGCCTTGATGTTTAAGGAGAGCATATAATAAACCAAACATTTCATTCTGAATGACATCTTCAATAGTTTTCTATAAGCATTATAGTTTTTGGTTAAACAGTGGTTTAACTTCAGTAACTTAAAAACAGATCATAAAAATTTTGCGAATGACCTAATCCCTTTCAagagtttcctcttctgtataaTGGAAATAACGGGATCTACGCTAACAAACTTTTAGAAGAAACCTACAGTGCAAGGTTTCAAAAACTTAGACAAAGCCTCAACACTGGGCTAGACACTTTATGTATAAAACCATAAACAGGCTGTAATTATTGAGGAACAAAGCTCACCCCGtgaaaaactatgaaaaacattttgtgaAAGAATATTTACCAGTGGAGGAAAATCATAATCAATTCCTTTTTTGGCTAATCTCTTCCTgagtaacttttctttctttttaaatcgcTCCTCCATCTGTAGCTTTTGAAGAAGTGTCCGATTCTGATTATACCGTTTCACTGCTGGAAAGGATGGCTTTTTAAATGGAATATGCCACTCTCTAAAAAGTTCTTCGTGTACCTTTTCAGGTGGTATAAAATGACCTAgatgtaagagaaagaaagaaaagtgtttctAAACCAACGGGACGGAGAGGATTCAATGTTTTTGTCAAGATAATGGGTCTCCCGTTTTCAAGAGCAAGAGTGAAAGAatacgggggcggggggggggggggcggctaaaGGAAAGGCACACAGCCAACAATTATTGTTAAACGCCAAGAACTAATCCAGGAGCCAGGAATACATAAGTGAACAAGAGGAGTCATAGAAGGGCATGTCGTGGTGGCATCaagcctgggggcaggggtcCTTAAAGCTTGCAGGATCTCAGACTGTGACCTGCCGTAGCAGAAAGATCCCGTTCAGCTCATCTCTGCGTACCTACCTCTCCAGGACTAAGCCAGCTTCCCCTgatctccatctctctgcttacggGCCCTTTGCAGGCCGTGGCGGCACACCGGGACTGTTCGCAAAGGCAGGCCCAACCCTCGGCATCGACTTTCAACCGACACGTGGTGAGTTGGTAAGTACCCCAGTTCCCTCGCCTGGGGGTTGGGGTAACTCGGTCTCCCCGTGCTACCCAGCAGGATGGAGCCCAGCCACCTACGCACTACGGTGCTTGCCAGCTCACCCTCAGTAACTTCCTTGTCCCCGGACTTCTCTACTCCCTACAAGTATTTTCCTCGGCTCACCTCCAAAACATGCTActtccactcaaaaaaaaaaaaaaagagacaacgcGGCTAATCCTCCATTTGAACTCCTATCAGAGTTCAGAACCTCTCGTGTGATCTTTCGAAGTCAGACCCAGCACAGCACTGATCCTACACATGCCGTCCCGACATGTTTTCGGTCGCCTCTTGGGCCCATTTCCTCTCGGCAACAGCCATGCTTTTTATGTGTGAAATGAATCCATGACCTCGATGAggctgctgggattctctctcccagcGACGGGAACCGAGGGAGAGTGACGCTGCCTGGGCAGGTCGTCAGCCGCGTGTGTGGCTCCGGCACCTGGGATGGTCACACAATCCACCATCAGCGCAGAGAAGCCAAAACTTAGACTCTGCCTCCAGAGGCACCGGGCTGCGGACAGGGGTGCTCTGCGAATGCAGAGCTGGCAGCCCCACTCTCTGTGGGCCGCACTGAGCTGGCGTcgcccccctctgctcctctcttgtgGACGAGCCACGGCCACCGTCATTCACACGACTCTCAGATGGGACTTCTTGCCTTTAACCTTATCCCATCTAGGACCCATTAATGGCTTCCCCTTGCCCTCAGGATATCTTCTCAACTCCCAGATTTACATGCCCAGCCATCGGTAACCTGACCTCCTCTCATCTCCTGGCTCCCCTCACATTCCTTCACAGGCAAGTAAGTACCATCAGTCACCTCTCgctttgcacatgctgtccccTGGCGCACTCCCAATTTTCAGGTTTCCACCTAAAGACCCTTCCTCGGGGGAGCCTTCCCCATCCCATGAGTGATTGGGCACCTGCCCTTCCATGCACTCCTAGTGACTCGTCCTACTTCCATCTCGGCACACATGGCTCTCACTCTAGCAGATTTTAAAATCCCAACTGGAAATCTGTCTAGAAAATGCACTCCTATCTCTGCACTTAAGTCCTTACAATGCATCCCCACAGAATGCGAGAGAAGAACACTTACACTTCAAGAGTCTTTCACCAAAAAGGTAGTTGTTCATTGTTTCAGCAACTATCTTGGCAACATCTTCAGACGCAAACTCCACAAACGCGTAGCCTTTACTATTTCCAGTCTGCAATGGAACACCCACCACCAAAAGTAGAACAATCAAATTCTTACCAGTAGTGAAACTCCTAAAATACCATTAATTTAAATGATGTACGTAAGCCCCATTACCGAATAACATTACGACACCTTTAATTCTAACTTCAATGCACAGTGTGGGGACTGTTATgggaaaagaaatccaaaatagCCTGAACTATCTTGAGTTGTTCCTgggatttctttttgtatttttcatttcatttgcttattttgagagtgagtgagcaaacaggggaggggcagagagagggagagagagaatctcaagcaggctccacactgtcagtgccaagcccaactcaggacttgaATCcgtgaaatgtgagatcatgacctgagttgaaacaagagtcagacgcttggactgagccacccacacgcccctgaGGTATACCTGAGATTCTGATCACGTGATAAATACGCTACTAGTCCAACTGGAATTTACTGTATAAAGGAAATCTGGTAGGGCCCACAGTCCTTTACTCATCACCAGTTTCAACGGTAGTCACTTTATTCGTGTATTAACAATGCccagcagaggggtgcctggctggctcagtctgtagaacatgggactcttggtctcagggctgTAAGGTCTAGCCCTACGACCGCACACTCGGAGTGGAGCCTactcaaaacaagacaaaacaaaacaaaacaaaacaaaacaaaacaaaacaggcgtctgggtggctcagtcggttaagcgtctgactcctgactttggctcaggttaagatctcatggtttgtgggttcaagttctgtgttgggctctgcactgacggtgcagaacctgcttgggattctctctccctctcaaaataaataaatacttaggttgttttttttttcccttaagtttattgatttatttcgaaggtggggggagggggcagagaatcccaagttgactctgcactgtcagtgtgcagagcctgatctggggctcgaactggagaactgtgagactgtgacctgagctgaaatcaagggtcggtcgcttagatgactgagccacccaggcacaccaaataagttaacatttaaaaaacaaaacaaaacccaaaacaacgcTCAGCAGATAGCGTGGTGGTTCACAAAGAAAGCAGGTAATATAATTTTCATTCTACACATAAGAACTGGGAAGACACTAACTCCTCAGTGTCACCAAGCTAATCAATAAAATACTGTGTtcattttcggggcacctgggtgactccgctGGCAGCCAGctcttgatctgagctcaggtcttgacctcaaggttgtgagttcaagccccgtgttggactccacacccagcatggcaccaaataaataaataaacaaataaatatcgTGTTCCTTTTCACGTTTTCTAGTGACCGGTCGTCTTAATGACTGATGGTAAAGGGGTGCTGCCAACATCTCCTGAAATGCACATCCTGAGTTCCTGCTCTCCACACAACATAGTGTATCTTCTCACTTGTCTTAATAACAAGAGCACGGGTTCTAGAGTCCAAATGTCCAAGTCTGGATCCTAGCTGTGACAGTTAGGCAAGTAATGTTAAGCCTCAGTGTTTCATTCTATTAAATGGGGAAAGAATAAGCACTCTCGCGGGGCTGCTATGAAGAAATAATCTGTAAGCGCTCCAGGGGATGTTAGTCAGGCACTTGAATGTTCTTTAGAGTGGCAGAGGATGCCATCCCCAAATATGCTACCCTGGcacaaggattattttgagctgaaggcaaccGGGAAGTAGTGGAAAATGAAAAAGCCCTTTGCCGTCCTCCATTTGCCTAAGAGCAGGACACGAATTTACAGGGTTCCGGCCAGAAAATCTAGGAGTGTAGGTGAAAGCCAATCTTTCTTCCCTTACGGCTCCAATTATCAGTAACGATAACTATTTCACAATTTTGCATTAAACATATCTTTGGCTACGGATCAAAATTGGTGACGAAATTAAGGAAATGAGCAGGAGGCTCGTTTGTAACACCGCGGTGCCGCTAACTAGCAGCTCTGGGTGCGTCGGCTGTCACTTACCTGCAGCAAGATTGTGGTAAAACTCTGTATGTCTGAAAATCCCTCATAataccacctcttttttttttttaagtttgtttgtttatttattaagagggagggagggagggaaggtgggtgtaagcaggggaggggcagagacacaatctcaagcagactccacaccatcagtccagaaccctatgcggggcttgatcccacaaactgagagatcatgatatGCGTGGAGGTgcgctggatgcttaactgactgagccatccaggtgccccctataaTCCCAACTCTTAACAGGGagggggaagatggtggagtggAAGACACACACAGATTCCAACTTACTGTGCCACATTGTAAACAGGCATAAACCTTCTGAAAAGTGCCTCGAAAATACATGTCAAGtgtctaaaaaaagaaacaaataaaaaaccacaaaaagcCAGGGGTACCTGGtaggctcagttggtagagcatgtgacttctgatcttagggttgtaagtctgagccccacattgggtgtagaaattacttacaaataaaatctgtaggggcgcctaggtggttcagtcattaagtgtctgactcttgattttggttcaggtcatgatcttctggtttgtgggattgagccctgtgttgggctctgctctgacagcatggagcctgcttgagattgagATTCTTTCACCTtctcccatccttcctttctccctgtctctcccctgcttacctgtgagctctcaaaataaactaaaagaaaaaaaaaaaaagcgccaaGCTTTTACCTAGTAGTATCAGAATGTTGGAAGTACTGTGCAAACAGTCAAAATTGGGGTGAGTGGGGAAGGTGGCAGCTTTATTACGCAACAATGctgaaaatggtaaattttagtgCATCTCCTTAAGGAGCTAGCTTTCTAAAAGAAAACTGACCTGAACTCTTCTTCAAAAAAGCCAAtgtcaagaaaagcaaaaacaattaaGCCAAAAGGGCAAGAAGACTGTTCTAGATATGCTAAAGAGCTAGAACCAAACACAGTGCATGAACCTTGATTGGATTTCAGAATGGGTAggggaaaaataatcttttgattattaactgaaaaaattaagctaaagaataaaatataaacttgaaaCAAATATGACATGTATGTTCATTCATACATGAACATGTAGTAAAAACTTAAACACATAAAGGGGTTCCTGGTGCTAGCTTTAGTAGGTTatgcgtctggctcttggtttcagctcaggtcatgatcccatggtggcgggactgagccccacgtagggctccgtgctgagcatagagcctgattgggattctctcttcctttcaaaaaaaaaaaaaaaaaaaaagagtaatgaaaAGAACTGGATTCATGAATAGTAATTCCCTGGACttggggagaaaatgaaaaggattgGGGAAGGGTACAAAAGGGGACCTCAAGTCTacctataatttctttctttctaaaaaaaaatttttttttaaaacatttattgatttttgagacagagagagacagagcatgaacgggggagggtcagagagagggagacacagaatctgaaacaggctccaggctctgagccgtcagcacagagcctgacacggggctcgaactcacggaccgtgagatcatgacctgagccgaagtcggacgcttaaccgactgagccacccaggcgcccctataatttatttcttaaagaacaAAGATCTGAAACAAGTGTATGAGATCAAGCTGACACCTGATGAAAGTAAATGGTGGATCACTGAATAGTCATCAAATATGCCAGCAGACTTTAGGATGTTTAAAATACCTCACCCACATAATACACAACCATTACAAagaggcaaatggaaaaacaagggGAGGAATACAGACAAAATGTTATTTTGCTTAGGATGGGAGACACTAGGGCATTTTAAGGTTAAAATCCTCTTTAATGTCGAGATGTTGCTTTGACAACGA
The sequence above is drawn from the Neofelis nebulosa isolate mNeoNeb1 chromosome 2, mNeoNeb1.pri, whole genome shotgun sequence genome and encodes:
- the NIFK gene encoding MKI67 FHA domain-interacting nucleolar phosphoprotein isoform X1, whose amino-acid sequence is MAVFAGPAKPFLSLNPQEEAKFQKEVAQSRRRATQRKEKEKLTPGVIYVGHLPPALYETQIRAYFSQFGTVTRFRLSRSKRTGNSKGYAFVEFASEDVAKIVAETMNNYLFGERLLKCHFIPPEKVHEELFREWHIPFKKPSFPAVKRYNQNRTLLQKLQMEERFKKKEKLLRKRLAKKGIDYDFPPLVLCKKKKRSASDTGLQKSTNSQVLSKKKKKKAPCTPGTPEQTVDSQGPTPVCTPTFLEKRKSEVAKMNVDDKDNEIVFKQPVPGVKEETQQTQTPTRSRKKRRRKGNQ
- the NIFK gene encoding MKI67 FHA domain-interacting nucleolar phosphoprotein isoform X2 — translated: MPGERASCWEWNQPQRKEKEKLTPGVIYVGHLPPALYETQIRAYFSQFGTVTRFRLSRSKRTGNSKGYAFVEFASEDVAKIVAETMNNYLFGERLLKCHFIPPEKVHEELFREWHIPFKKPSFPAVKRYNQNRTLLQKLQMEERFKKKEKLLRKRLAKKGIDYDFPPLVLCKKKKRSASDTGLQKSTNSQVLSKKKKKKAPCTPGTPEQTVDSQGPTPVCTPTFLEKRKSEVAKMNVDDKDNEIVFKQPVPGVKEETQQTQTPTRSRKKRRRKGNQ